In the uncultured Methanobacterium sp. genome, one interval contains:
- a CDS encoding response regulator, whose product MSAKILVVEDERILALSLKKKLEKLGYTVTGTVSTGEDAIENAKNNEPDLVLMDIVLKGEIDGIETAAIINDLQDVPIVYLTAYADDEIIKRAVDTCPYGYIMKPYKDREIKANIEMALHKHKVDKTRFMDFEDVYTDVTNYIQENDEPIKKALFKEYDIEEPLNIDIGQNKIYVSTDRTNKELYSAFFDLLPNLMSKFSKSDVKLMVYSKGDELCLEFDKTSPN is encoded by the coding sequence ATGTCCGCTAAAATACTGGTTGTGGAAGATGAGAGAATCCTGGCTCTATCCTTAAAAAAGAAACTGGAAAAATTGGGTTACACCGTGACTGGAACTGTTTCCACTGGTGAGGATGCCATTGAAAATGCCAAAAATAATGAACCAGATCTGGTTCTCATGGATATCGTGCTTAAAGGGGAAATAGATGGGATAGAAACTGCTGCAATTATAAACGATCTGCAGGATGTGCCCATTGTTTACTTAACCGCCTATGCCGATGATGAAATTATAAAAAGAGCCGTTGATACCTGTCCTTATGGTTATATAATGAAACCATACAAGGATAGAGAAATAAAAGCCAACATTGAAATGGCACTTCATAAACATAAAGTGGATAAAACTCGTTTTATGGATTTTGAAGATGTTTACACCGATGTTACCAATTACATCCAGGAAAACGATGAACCAATCAAAAAAGCTCTTTTTAAAGAATATGATATTGAAGAACCATTGAACATTGATATTGGGCAAAACAAAATATACGTGTCTACTGATAGAACTAATAAAGAATTATACTCAGCATTTTTTGATTTACTTCCAAATTTAATGTCTAAATTTTCCAAATCAGATGTAAAACTGATGGTGTATTCTAAAGGAGATGAATTGTGTTTAGAATTTGATAAAACATCCCCTAATTAA
- a CDS encoding L-serine ammonia-lyase, iron-sulfur-dependent, subunit alpha, translating into MEKSKFIKILNEELVKSLGCTEPITITYATALASKHTDQGLVTRVQVIASRNLIKNAMSVNIPGIGNNDIQFSSILLAAALGIIKPDIEKNFEILSDLNKLDVENAKELISEGIITLELNDTESKLYLEVIVETTESKARVIIENSHTNITLVEVNGEIIKSKTDTLKRDTADEYWNFLNIENILEFVDTVQTSQLNLIRKSVIINKKICLEGLNNSYGLEVGKNIKDNMKTEFFSDDIISYAVALTAAGSDARMSGCSLPAMSNSGSGNQGISTIMPVVAVAEKLKKSDEQLIKAVTLSNLITIYIKSRLGRLSSVCGATVSATGACCGITYLLGGQKREIKSAIQIILANITGMICDGAKSGCALKIATCTYAAVQSALLAIKGTEIHPREGFIGDCPEKTIENFSNITNIGMMEADRLILDIMLEKIS; encoded by the coding sequence ATGGAAAAATCTAAATTTATTAAAATTTTAAACGAGGAACTCGTAAAATCACTGGGGTGCACAGAACCCATCACCATTACTTATGCCACAGCTCTTGCCAGCAAACACACTGACCAAGGATTAGTAACTCGTGTGCAAGTAATTGCTAGTCGTAATTTAATAAAAAATGCCATGAGCGTTAATATTCCAGGAATAGGCAATAATGATATCCAGTTCTCATCAATACTCCTTGCAGCAGCTCTGGGCATTATTAAACCAGATATTGAGAAAAATTTTGAAATATTAAGTGACCTGAATAAACTGGATGTGGAAAATGCCAAAGAATTAATAAGTGAAGGTATTATTACCCTTGAACTCAATGATACCGAATCTAAACTCTATCTGGAAGTTATTGTAGAAACCACAGAATCAAAAGCTAGGGTGATCATTGAAAATTCACACACCAATATCACCTTAGTGGAAGTTAATGGTGAGATAATAAAAAGCAAAACAGATACATTAAAACGTGACACTGCGGATGAATATTGGAATTTTTTGAACATAGAGAATATATTGGAGTTTGTTGATACTGTTCAAACTTCCCAGTTGAATCTCATCCGTAAAAGTGTTATCATTAATAAAAAAATCTGTTTAGAAGGATTAAACAACTCTTATGGCCTTGAAGTTGGCAAAAATATTAAAGACAATATGAAAACAGAGTTCTTTTCAGATGATATTATATCTTATGCTGTGGCCTTAACTGCAGCAGGTTCTGATGCCAGAATGTCAGGTTGTTCCCTACCCGCCATGAGCAACTCTGGAAGCGGGAACCAAGGGATTTCGACAATCATGCCTGTGGTTGCAGTGGCTGAAAAACTGAAAAAAAGCGATGAACAGTTAATAAAAGCAGTTACCCTTAGTAATTTAATTACAATTTACATAAAATCCCGCTTAGGGCGCCTATCATCAGTGTGCGGTGCCACAGTTTCTGCCACCGGAGCTTGCTGTGGAATCACCTACCTTTTAGGGGGTCAAAAGAGAGAAATTAAATCTGCCATACAGATAATTCTGGCCAATATCACCGGAATGATCTGTGACGGCGCTAAATCAGGATGTGCACTCAAAATAGCAACCTGCACTTATGCTGCAGTCCAATCAGCACTTTTAGCCATAAAAGGAACTGAAATACATCCCAGAGAAGGATTTATAGGCGATTGCCCTGAAAAAACCATTGAAAACTTTTCAAACATCACCAACATCGGGATGATGGAAGCAGATAGGTTAATACTAGATATAATGCTTGAGAAGATTAGTTGA
- a CDS encoding amino acid permease, producing the protein MKRNIFGRKPINDLLDEDKDENSLKRTIGPLNLIIMGLGCIIGAGIFIVTGVASAEYSGPALVLSFVISAIACIFTALCYAEFASMIPISGSVYTYTYVAMGEIWA; encoded by the coding sequence GTGAAAAGGAATATCTTTGGCAGGAAACCAATTAACGATTTGTTGGATGAGGATAAGGATGAAAATTCTTTAAAAAGAACTATTGGTCCATTAAACCTCATAATAATGGGTTTGGGATGTATTATAGGGGCCGGAATATTCATAGTTACTGGTGTAGCTTCTGCAGAATATTCAGGACCGGCCCTGGTTCTATCTTTTGTTATATCTGCAATTGCCTGTATCTTTACTGCACTGTGCTATGCAGAGTTTGCATCCATGATCCCCATATCCGGAAGTGTTTACACTTATACCTATGTTGCTATGGGAGAAATATGGGCCTGA
- a CDS encoding peptide MFS transporter — MLFFTEMWERFSYYGMRAILSLYMIEALLYNTSLTSTIYGYYTGLVYLTPLLGGYVADRYWGNRKSIVVGGILMALGQFSLALSSYFYSPSAASSATYSFFIFNNQTIFFLGGLFLLVMGNGFFKPNISSMVGFLYPENDSRRDSAFTIFYMGINLGALISPLIVGTLGDTGNPSDFMYGFLAAGIGMIIGLVVFLVSKNRYLVTPEGENVGSKPAPAQGDKKCSSESLTPVEKERIAVIFILAFFVIFFWASFEQAGVSLTFFANQNVDRVISALHSFTIPTPWFQSINPLLIMLIAPIFSIMWPKLRKKGWEPSIPTKMAIGLVLLSMGFMILLPAAQMIDAGNTLVSPLFLVGVYFMMTLGELCISPIGLSMVSKLSPKRFACLLMGVWFLSSAASNIIAGLLSSLYPDPAKPIPVILGIPIDGLPLFS, encoded by the coding sequence GTGCTGTTTTTTACTGAAATGTGGGAGCGTTTCAGTTACTACGGTATGAGAGCCATTCTATCATTGTACATGATTGAAGCTCTCCTGTACAACACTTCTTTAACATCAACGATTTACGGATATTACACTGGACTGGTCTATTTAACCCCACTCTTAGGAGGATATGTGGCAGATAGATACTGGGGAAACCGGAAATCCATAGTTGTGGGTGGAATTTTAATGGCATTAGGCCAGTTTTCACTGGCTTTGAGTAGTTATTTTTACTCTCCCTCCGCAGCTTCCAGTGCCACCTATTCATTTTTCATCTTCAACAATCAGACCATCTTCTTTTTGGGAGGATTATTTTTACTGGTAATGGGAAACGGATTCTTTAAACCAAACATATCATCCATGGTTGGTTTTCTGTACCCTGAAAATGATAGTAGACGGGATTCTGCTTTCACCATTTTTTATATGGGGATAAATTTGGGTGCACTGATTTCACCACTGATTGTGGGAACACTGGGAGATACAGGAAACCCCTCTGATTTTATGTATGGCTTCCTGGCCGCGGGTATAGGTATGATCATTGGCCTGGTTGTTTTCCTGGTTTCAAAAAACAGGTATCTGGTAACACCAGAAGGGGAAAACGTTGGCTCTAAACCTGCACCAGCTCAAGGGGATAAAAAGTGTTCCTCTGAATCTTTAACCCCTGTGGAAAAAGAGAGGATAGCAGTTATCTTTATTTTAGCATTTTTTGTAATCTTTTTCTGGGCCTCTTTTGAGCAGGCCGGAGTATCATTAACTTTCTTTGCCAATCAGAATGTGGATCGGGTTATTAGTGCACTGCACAGTTTTACAATCCCCACTCCCTGGTTCCAATCCATCAACCCCCTTTTAATAATGTTAATTGCCCCCATATTCTCCATAATGTGGCCAAAACTTAGAAAAAAAGGATGGGAACCATCCATACCTACAAAAATGGCCATAGGCCTCGTGTTACTTTCAATGGGATTTATGATCCTTTTACCTGCTGCTCAAATGATTGATGCCGGGAATACTTTGGTAAGTCCCCTTTTTCTGGTGGGAGTTTACTTCATGATGACCTTAGGTGAGCTATGCATATCTCCCATTGGGTTATCCATGGTGTCCAAACTATCCCCCAAACGATTTGCCTGTTTACTTATGGGGGTATGGTTCCTTTCCTCAGCAGCATCCAACATAATTGCCGGTCTTTTAAGCAGTTTATACCCTGATCCAGCTAAACCAATCCCAGTGATACTGGGAATACCCATTGATGGGTTACCTCTTTTTTCATGA
- a CDS encoding amino acid permease: MLCRVCIHDPHIRKCLHLYLCCYGRNMGLMIGWVLMYEYLISASAVAVGWSAYTMELLKTGGIILPTVITSPPGTGIINLPALFIVLLLTGILVLGVKESTRFNAVIVTVNLIIIMLFILVGLNHINPANYHPFMPYGFSGVLQGAAMVFFAYIGFDAVSTAAEETKNPQKTMPIGIIGSLIISSILYIAVAAVLNGMVPYNLLNTSSPVTFALNSTGVTWIAPIVSFGALFGLTSVLLTSLFGQTRIFYSMSRDGLMPGIFSKLHKNFQSPVCSILIVGAIASFIAAFFPLNTIIELVNIGTLSAFIFLALSIIILRIQKPDIPRKFKCPFVPVIPVLSIIFCVFLIFQLSATTLQRFTVSLIIGLIVYFAYGMKNSQLRQYDTENNPKTIFSRSKLVATLINLLNNIKGMK, from the coding sequence GTGCTATGCAGAGTTTGCATCCATGATCCCCATATCCGGAAGTGTTTACACTTATACCTATGTTGCTATGGGAGAAATATGGGCCTGATGATCGGTTGGGTGTTGATGTACGAATACCTGATTTCTGCTTCTGCAGTGGCAGTGGGTTGGTCAGCATATACAATGGAACTTTTAAAGACCGGTGGGATCATTCTACCAACTGTAATCACATCACCTCCAGGCACTGGTATCATTAATTTACCGGCATTGTTTATAGTTCTGTTGTTAACCGGGATCCTGGTACTGGGAGTCAAGGAAAGCACCCGTTTCAACGCAGTTATTGTGACGGTGAACCTGATCATAATCATGCTGTTTATTCTGGTGGGATTAAATCACATAAATCCTGCCAATTACCATCCATTTATGCCATATGGTTTTAGTGGCGTGCTCCAGGGAGCAGCCATGGTATTTTTTGCCTACATTGGTTTTGATGCCGTTTCAACCGCAGCTGAAGAGACGAAAAATCCACAGAAAACCATGCCCATTGGGATCATCGGATCCTTGATCATCAGTTCTATTCTTTACATAGCTGTGGCCGCAGTTTTGAATGGAATGGTTCCATATAACCTGTTAAACACTTCTTCACCAGTTACATTTGCACTCAATAGTACTGGAGTCACATGGATAGCACCCATTGTTTCTTTTGGAGCTTTATTCGGACTTACATCAGTGCTGTTAACCAGTTTATTCGGTCAGACCCGAATTTTTTATTCCATGTCCCGTGACGGTCTCATGCCCGGGATATTCTCCAAACTGCATAAAAACTTCCAGTCCCCAGTTTGTTCCATTTTAATTGTGGGGGCCATTGCCTCGTTTATTGCTGCATTTTTCCCCCTTAACACCATTATTGAACTGGTGAACATTGGTACGCTGTCTGCTTTTATCTTTCTGGCACTGTCCATAATTATACTTAGAATCCAAAAACCAGATATTCCCCGAAAATTCAAATGCCCCTTTGTGCCAGTAATTCCAGTTCTTTCCATAATATTCTGCGTTTTCCTAATATTTCAGCTTTCAGCCACAACCCTCCAACGATTCACAGTTAGTTTAATTATAGGGTTAATTGTCTACTTTGCTTATGGCATGAAGAACAGCCAATTACGCCAATATGACACTGAAAATAATCCTAAAACTATATTTTCAAGGAGTAAACTGGTTGCCACACTTATAAACTTATTAAATAATATCAAGGGGATGAAATAA